The genome window GATCGCCTCGGCGACGGAGAGCTTGCGCTTGGCGCCGCCCTCGGCGCCCTGCTGCGGGCGCAGCTCGGAGTAGATGAGGTACCCGATCGCCAGGATCGCCATCACGCCGAAGGCGATCCACTGCAACGCGTACGAGAAGTACGGCCCCGACTCCAGGCGCGGCAGCGGCAGCGTGCTGAGTCCACCTGGCTGGCCCTCGACCAGCGCGAAGTACCCCGGCCGCAGGTCCATGCCGGTGCTCGCGCCGACCGTCGCCGAGTTCACCGCGTAGACCCAGCGGTGGTCGTCGTGGGAGAACGCGGGCCGGTTCTCGCTGTCGCGCTCGTCGGAGCGGACCCGGGCGGTCAGCGTGACCTCGCCGGCCGGGGCCGGCGCGTAGTCGGGGGCGCGGGTGCCGTCGACGGGACGCACGAAGCCGCGGTCGACCAGCAGGGTCGTGCCGTCGGCGAGCCGGAACGGGGTCAGCACCTCGAAGGCGGGCTCGCCGAGCACCGTGCGCTGCCAGGCCAGGGTCTCGCCCTCGGGCAGGTAGCGGCCGGTGACGGTCACTCGAGCCCACTCGGTGCGCACGTCGGGCGCCTGCCCGGGCGCGAGCACCTCGCCGAGCGGCTTCGGCGGGGCGTGGAAGGACTCGGCGATGGCGTTGTTGCGCGTCTGCGCCTGGTCGTTGCGGCTGAACTGCCACGGCGCCAGCAGCGTGAAGCAGAGCGTGGCGAACACCACGACCAGGCCGATCAGTCCGATCCAACCCGGGCGTAGCAGAAACTTCAGGCGCACACCCCTACGGTAAGCGGCCCGCGCGGCGGCTCGCGGCCCGCCCCCGCCGCGCCTACACCCGCTGGGCTGCGGTGACGGCCTGGGCGGCGTAGCCGCCTCCGAACAGCACCGCGTGCACCAGCAGCGGGAAGAGCTGGTGCGCGCCGATGCGGTCGCGCCAGCCGGGCGCGAGCGGGCTGACCTCCTGGTAGGCCGCCACCACGCGGTCCAGGCCGGGGCAGCCGAACAGGTGCAGCATCGCCAGGTCGGTCTCGCGGTGCCCGCCGTGCGCGGCCGGGTCGATCAGCCACGCCTGCCCTGCCCAGTGCACGTTGCCGCTCCAGAGGTCGCCGTGCAGCCGCGACGGGGCCTCGTCGGCACCGGCGAGCCCGCCGATCCGGTCGCAGGCCCGCGAGATGACCTCGGCGTCGCGTGCGGAGAGGGTGCCGGCGTCCCGCGCCATCCGCACGTACGGCTCGACGCGGTGGGTGACGTAGAAGCCCGGCCAGTCCGGGCACGGTTCGTTGCGCATCGGCGCAAGCCCGATCCAGGCGTCCGCGGGACCGCCGGGAGGCGGTGAGCCGTGCGCGGGAGCGCCGGCCGCGTGCAGGGCGGCCAGGCCCCGGCCGAGGTCCTCGGCCGCCTCGGGCCCGGGCCCGTCGGCGGCGATGTGGTCGGTGACCAGCCAGCGGCCGTCGTGGCCGTGCACGGCGGGCACCGGCACCGCGTCGGCCTCGGCCAGCCACGCCAGCGACGCGGCCTCGGCCGCGATCGAGCTCTCCTCGGCGGTCTTGGCGAAGACCGCGGTCCCGTCGTCGAGGTGCACGGCGAAGGCCGCCGAGGCGTCGCCGCCGCCGAGCTGCCGCACCCGCTCGACGCCGTGTCCGGTGATCCGCGACACGGCGTCGCGGGCGTGTTCGGTCGAAACCATCTCGCTCCCCGTCGTCGGACCGTCCGTCGTCAGAGGCGTTCGCGCACCCATTCCAGCAGACCGGGCATCGCCGCCTCGATCATCTCCAGCACGTCCTCGAAGCCGCGGTCGCCGCCGTAGTAGGGGTCCGGCACCTCGGCGAGGTCGTCGGAGGCCGGGTCGAACGAGCGCAGCAGCCGCACCCGGTCCGGGTCGTCCAGCGCGTCCCGCACCACCCGCAGGTGCCCGGCGTCCATCGCCAGCAGCAGGTCGGCGTCCAGGTGCCGGTCGTCGAGCTGCGCGGCGACGTGCTCGGCCGGGTAGCCGTGGTCGGCCAGCACCTTCGCGGTGCGCGGGTCGGCGGGCTCGCCGACGTGCCACGGACCGGTGCCCGCGCTGGTCACCGTCACCCGGTCGTCGAGCCCGGCGCGGCGCAGGTGCTCCCGGAAGACCAGGGCCGCCATCGGCGAGCGGCAGATGTTCCCGGTGCAGATGAAAGACAGGTGCAAGGGTCCTACTCCCTGAAGTGGCTGACCCGCCGACGGTACGTGCCGAGGGCCCCCGGCCGCCCGCGGGCTCGGACCGCCGTGCCGCACGCCACGCCTGGAGTCGGGCCGGCCTCGCCGTCGGCTGACCCTCGAGACGTGGACCGTCGGCTCGTGCCCGAAACGTCTGGAGCTGCGGAACTCGCCCGGCGGGGGCACGCTCGCGCCATCGGCCCGGGACGGGCCCGCCCGCGCCCGGGGCAGACGTCGCGCGACGAGCGCCCGGAGAGGGAGGCCACGATGGACGCTCCACCCGGTTCCGCAGCGGCCGAACCGAGCGTGCCGCGCAACGGGTTCGGCATCACCGCGGCCGTGCTCGGCACCGTCGGGCTGGTGTTCGCCTTCATCCCGTTCGTGGGTGTCATCGCCTGGCCGCTGGTGCTCGTCGGCCTGGTCTTCGGCGTGCTCGGCCTGGTCCGGGTGGCCAGGGGGCGGGCCGACAACCGCGGGACGGCTCTCACCGGAACCGTCCTGTGCGTGATCGGCCTGATGCTCTGCGTCGTGCAGACCCTGCTGTTCGAGCGGGTCGTGTCCCGCGTGCCGCCACCGATGCAGTACTCCCAGGTGCGACCGGCCGCCGGGACACCGGCCGACGCCGGGCTGGTCGTGCTTCGCGGAGATCAACGGGTCGCGAGCGCGGCCGCACCGCGTAGTTAGACTGCCCGGGATGACGAGCGGGAACGATCGGGAGCTGCTGCGCCACCACGGTGACATCGACGCCGCACCCGGCCTGCTCGACTTCGCCGTGAACGTCCGCCTGGACCGGCCCCCGCGCTGGCTGCGCGACCGGCTGGCCGCGGCGCTGGACCGGCTCGGCGGCTATCCGTCCGCCGAGGACGACCGCAGCGCGCGCGAGGCGGTCGCCGCCAACCACGGCCGCGACCGCGACGAGGTGCTCCTGCTGGCCGGTGCCGCCGAGGGCTTCTCGTTGCTGGCGGAGCTGCGCCCGCGCCTGGCCGCCCTGGTGCACCCGTCCTTCACCGAGCCCGAGCTCGCGCTGCGGACCGCGGGAGTCGAGGTGACCCGCGTCGTGCTCGACGCCGGGGACGGCTACCGGCTGCGCCCGGAGGCGGTGCCGGAGGAGGCCGACCTCGTCGTGCTCGGCAACCCGACCAACCCGACCTCGGTGCTGCACCCGGCGGAGACCATCCGCGCGCTGCGGCGCCCGGGCCGGGTGGTGGTCGTCGACGAGGCGTTCGCCGACACCGTGCCCGGCGAGCCCGAGTCACTGGCAGGCAGCCCCGAACCGGGTCTGCTGGTCATCCGCAGCCTGACCAAGATGTGGGGGCTGCCGGGACTGCGCGCCGGCTACGCCCTGGGCGAACCAAAGCTGCTGGCCCGGCTCGGCCGGAACCGTCCACATTGGCCGCTGGGAACGCTGGTGCTGGAGGCCGTCCGGGCGTGCCTGGAACCGGACGCGATCGCCGAGTCCGAGCGCGCGGCGCGGGATTTCGACCGCCACCGCGTGGAACTCGCCGCCGGCCTGGCCGCGATTGCCGGCGTCCGCGTCACCCAGCCCGCCCGCGCGTCCTTCCTCCTGCTCGAAGTGGACAACGGCGAGAAGGTGCGCACGGTGCTGCGGGAGCGGGGCATCGCGGTCCGGCGCGGCGACACCTTCCCGGGCCTGGGCCCGGACCACATGCGGGTCGCGGTGCGCGGCCCGGAGCACAACGCCGAGCTCGTCGAGGCGTTCCGCGAGATCGTCGGCACTGCTGGATAGGGACAGGGGAGCGACCGGATGACGGTGCGTGTTCAGGATGTCGTCGCGGCGATGGAGGCGGCCTACCCGCCGGAGCTCGCCGAGAGCTGGGACGCGGTCGGGCTGGTCTGCGGTGATCCGCAGGCGATCGTCCAGCGCGTGCTGTTCTGCGTCGACCCCGTCGAGGCCACCGTGGACGAGGCCGCCGACTTCGGTGCGCAGCTGCTGATCTCGCACCACCCGCTGCTGCTTCGGGGTGTGCACGGCGTTCCGGCCGACGACCCCAAGGGCAGGCTCGTGCACCGGATGATCCGAGCCGGTATCGGCCTGTACTGCGCGCACACCAACGCCGACAGCGCCGAGCTGGGCGTCTCCGACGCGCTGGCCGCCGCGATCGGGCTGACCGTCACCGGCCCGCTCGACCCGCACTCCGAAGGCGCCAGGACCGGCCTGGGCCGCATCGGAGTGCTGCCCGAGCCCGAGCCGTTCGAGCGCTTCGTCCAGCGGGTCGCCGCCGGGCTGCCGACCACGGCGTGGGGCGTGCGCGGGGCGGGCGACCCGCAGCGCCCGATCCGCACGGTCGCGGTCTGCGGCGGCGCGGGCGACTCCCGCCTCGACACCGCCACCGCCGCCGGGGTGGACGCCTACGTGACCGCCGACCTGCGCCACCACCCGGCGGGCGAGCACATCGCCCGCGGCGAGGTGCCGGGAGCGCGGGTGCCCGCGCTCGTCGACGTCGCCCACTGGGCGAGCGAGTGGCCGTGGTGCCAGCAGGCGGCCGACATCGTCGCCGCCGCGCTACCCGATACTGTCGAGGTTCTTGTCTCGACTCGCCGCACCGATCCGTGGACCGCCCACGTCGCGGGTGCGGTGTCCGACCCAGGGAGGACGCTGGCGTGAAAGCCGACCCCGCCGTCCAGCGACGGCTGCTCGATCTCGCCGAGTGCGACGCCGAGCTCAACCGCGTGAACCACCGCAGGCGCACGCTGCCCGAGCTCGAGGAGATCGACACGGCCGAACGCGACGCGAAGGCCAAGCGCGACTCCCTGGTCGCCGCCCAGACCGCGTTCGGCGACATCGACCGCGACGCCAAGCGGCTGGAGGGCGAGATCGAGCAGGTGCGGGCCCGCGAGGACCGCGACCGCAGGATGATGGAGGCGGGCGGCAGCTCCAAGCAGCTCGAGGACCTCCAGCACGAGCTGCAGACGCTGGCGCGCAGGCAGGGCATCCTCGAGGACGAGCTGCTTGAGGTCATGGAGCGGCGCGAGGCGCTGGAGACCGACGTCGCGCGGGCACGCGAGGAGGCCTCGGCCGCCGAGGAGAAGCTCGCCGACGCCCAGCACAGGCGGGACGAGGCACTGGTGGACCTCGAGACCGCCGAGGCCAAGCGCACGACCGAACGCGAGCTGATGGTCAAGGGCCTGCCGGAGAACCTGGTCGTCCTCTACGACCGCATCCGCGCGCAGAAGGGCGTCGGGGCCGGGCTGCTGCAGGGCACCCGCTGCGGCGCGTGCCGCATCGAGCTCGACCGCTCGGCGCTGGCCGAGGTCCGCGACGCCGACGCCGACGACGTGGTTCGCTGCGAGGAGTGCGGCGCGATCCTGGTTCGCACCAAGGAGACCGCTCGGTGAGCCTGCGGGTCGTCATCGAGGCCGACGGGGGCTCGCGCGGCAACCCCGGTCCGGCGGGTTGCGGTGCGGTGGTGCGCGACGCGGCCAGCGGCGAGGTGCTCGCGGAGCGCTCGGTGGGGCTGGGCACCGCCACCAACAACGCCGCCGAGTACCGGGGCCTGATCGAGGGCCTCTCGGCCGCGGCCGAGCTGGGTGCCGGTGCCGTCGCGATCCGGATGGACTCCAAGCTGGTCATCGAGCAGATGGCCGGCCGGTGGAAGGTCAAGCACGCCAACCTCCAGCCGCTCGCGGAGAAGGCCAGGGGACTGCTCGCGGGCTTCGGCGAGGTCGACCTCGAGTGGGTGCCGCGCGCCCGCAACGCGCACGCGGACCGGCTGGCCAACGAGGCGATGGACGAGCAGGCCGGGATCCGCCGCGAGCCGGCCGCCGCGCGGGTGCGCCCGGCGGGCTGGCTCGGCGCGACCGGCGCGCCCACCAGGTTCCTGCTGCTGCGGCACGGCCAGACCGCGATGTCGGTGGACCGCCGCTACTCCGGGCGCGGTGACGTCGT of Saccharopolyspora erythraea contains these proteins:
- a CDS encoding SURF1 family cytochrome oxidase biogenesis protein; the encoded protein is MRLKFLLRPGWIGLIGLVVVFATLCFTLLAPWQFSRNDQAQTRNNAIAESFHAPPKPLGEVLAPGQAPDVRTEWARVTVTGRYLPEGETLAWQRTVLGEPAFEVLTPFRLADGTTLLVDRGFVRPVDGTRAPDYAPAPAGEVTLTARVRSDERDSENRPAFSHDDHRWVYAVNSATVGASTGMDLRPGYFALVEGQPGGLSTLPLPRLESGPYFSYALQWIAFGVMAILAIGYLIYSELRPQQGAEGGAKRKLSVAEAIAEEERREREEAAAREAGRTADAEASSAGEEAGTAREEETSARGNP
- a CDS encoding fructosamine kinase family protein, yielding MVSTEHARDAVSRITGHGVERVRQLGGGDASAAFAVHLDDGTAVFAKTAEESSIAAEAASLAWLAEADAVPVPAVHGHDGRWLVTDHIAADGPGPEAAEDLGRGLAALHAAGAPAHGSPPPGGPADAWIGLAPMRNEPCPDWPGFYVTHRVEPYVRMARDAGTLSARDAEVISRACDRIGGLAGADEAPSRLHGDLWSGNVHWAGQAWLIDPAAHGGHRETDLAMLHLFGCPGLDRVVAAYQEVSPLAPGWRDRIGAHQLFPLLVHAVLFGGGYAAQAVTAAQRV
- a CDS encoding low molecular weight protein-tyrosine-phosphatase; translated protein: MHLSFICTGNICRSPMAALVFREHLRRAGLDDRVTVTSAGTGPWHVGEPADPRTAKVLADHGYPAEHVAAQLDDRHLDADLLLAMDAGHLRVVRDALDDPDRVRLLRSFDPASDDLAEVPDPYYGGDRGFEDVLEMIEAAMPGLLEWVRERL
- a CDS encoding DUF4190 domain-containing protein, which produces MDAPPGSAAAEPSVPRNGFGITAAVLGTVGLVFAFIPFVGVIAWPLVLVGLVFGVLGLVRVARGRADNRGTALTGTVLCVIGLMLCVVQTLLFERVVSRVPPPMQYSQVRPAAGTPADAGLVVLRGDQRVASAAAPRS
- the cobC gene encoding Rv2231c family pyridoxal phosphate-dependent protein CobC, producing MTSGNDRELLRHHGDIDAAPGLLDFAVNVRLDRPPRWLRDRLAAALDRLGGYPSAEDDRSAREAVAANHGRDRDEVLLLAGAAEGFSLLAELRPRLAALVHPSFTEPELALRTAGVEVTRVVLDAGDGYRLRPEAVPEEADLVVLGNPTNPTSVLHPAETIRALRRPGRVVVVDEAFADTVPGEPESLAGSPEPGLLVIRSLTKMWGLPGLRAGYALGEPKLLARLGRNRPHWPLGTLVLEAVRACLEPDAIAESERAARDFDRHRVELAAGLAAIAGVRVTQPARASFLLLEVDNGEKVRTVLRERGIAVRRGDTFPGLGPDHMRVAVRGPEHNAELVEAFREIVGTAG
- a CDS encoding Nif3-like dinuclear metal center hexameric protein; the encoded protein is MTVRVQDVVAAMEAAYPPELAESWDAVGLVCGDPQAIVQRVLFCVDPVEATVDEAADFGAQLLISHHPLLLRGVHGVPADDPKGRLVHRMIRAGIGLYCAHTNADSAELGVSDALAAAIGLTVTGPLDPHSEGARTGLGRIGVLPEPEPFERFVQRVAAGLPTTAWGVRGAGDPQRPIRTVAVCGGAGDSRLDTATAAGVDAYVTADLRHHPAGEHIARGEVPGARVPALVDVAHWASEWPWCQQAADIVAAALPDTVEVLVSTRRTDPWTAHVAGAVSDPGRTLA
- a CDS encoding zinc ribbon domain-containing protein, whose protein sequence is MKADPAVQRRLLDLAECDAELNRVNHRRRTLPELEEIDTAERDAKAKRDSLVAAQTAFGDIDRDAKRLEGEIEQVRAREDRDRRMMEAGGSSKQLEDLQHELQTLARRQGILEDELLEVMERREALETDVARAREEASAAEEKLADAQHRRDEALVDLETAEAKRTTERELMVKGLPENLVVLYDRIRAQKGVGAGLLQGTRCGACRIELDRSALAEVRDADADDVVRCEECGAILVRTKETAR
- a CDS encoding bifunctional RNase H/acid phosphatase, with the protein product MSLRVVIEADGGSRGNPGPAGCGAVVRDAASGEVLAERSVGLGTATNNAAEYRGLIEGLSAAAELGAGAVAIRMDSKLVIEQMAGRWKVKHANLQPLAEKARGLLAGFGEVDLEWVPRARNAHADRLANEAMDEQAGIRREPAAARVRPAGWLGATGAPTRFLLLRHGQTAMSVDRRYSGRGDVVLTDFGERQARAAGRRLAGMDGVVTDQGAAPVIASPLSRTRQTAQAVVDATGGELLFHDGLLETDFGDWEGLTFAEAAEQYPELHREWLGDPSVRPPNGESLDAVFRRVTGTRDELIESYAGQTVVVVSHVTPIKALLRLGLDVGPSMFYRLHLDLASLSIVEFYPDGLASVRLVNDISHWS